From the Mesorhizobium koreense genome, the window ATCGTATAGGCCGTCGGTATGTCGCCGAAGACGAAATAGCCCGAGATGATCGCCAGGATCATCGAAGTGTATTCGAAAGGCGCAATGACCGACATGCCGGCATGACGGTAACTTTCGGTCAGCAGAATTTGGCCGAGGCCACCACATATGCCGGCGAATACCAGGCAGGCAAGCTGTGCCTGAGTGAGGCTCTGCCAGCCGAGCGGCAGGGTGACAAGCGACATGACGGTCGCGGTCACCGAGAAGTAGAGCACGATCGTGGCCGAAGATTCGGTCTTGACCAGACGACGCACGAGCAGCATCGCGATACCCGAAATCAGCGCCGAGATCAGTAGCGCAACCGCGCCGAGCGCCTGTTTCTGGCCGAAGCCTTCGGGAGAGGAAAAAAGGGTCAGGTTCGGCCAGGAGACGATGACCACGCCGGCGAATCCGACCGCCACCGCGCTCCACCGATAGGCGCGTACGATCTCGCCGAGGAAGATGGCGCTCGCCGCGACCACGATCAGAGGCTGGGCGTAGTTGATCGTGATCGCCTCGGGCAAAGGCAGGCGGGTCAGGCCGTAGAAGCTGAACCACATGCCAACAACGCCGACGACGCCGCGGGCGACGTGGCTAAACGGATGCTTGGTCTGGAAAGATCTGAGCAATTGCCGCCGCCAGGCGAAGACGACGATGATCGGCAGGATGGCAAAGAGCGAGCGGTAGAAGGCAATCTGCCCGGTCGGCAGTTCGCCGGCGGCCTTGATGAGGGTCGACATCGCGACGAAGACCATGACGGACAGGACCTTCAACACAATCGCCGTCATCGGCCGGCCGGTGTCCTCCCCTGAGGCGGCCATATGGCATGGTGCCGCTGCCGCCGTCCCTTCCGGACAATCCGGTTCCGCTCCCCCCGGAAGCAGCCTGCTTCCCCTCACTTCGTCTTCGTCGCCTCCCGGATGGCATTCCACACGCGGCCAGGCGTTGTCGGCATGTCGATATGCCTTATGCCGTATTCCCGGTAGAGCGCGTCGGTCACCGCATTCAGCGCCGCCGGCGTAGCGCCGATCGTGCCCGCTTCGCCCGCGCCCTTGATGCCGAGCGCATTCGTCGTGGACGGCACATTGTGCGTCTCAAAGGAGAAGAACGGGAAATCGTCGGCGCGCGGCATGGTGTAGTCCATGAAGCTCGCGGTCAGAAGTTGGCCATCGTCCGCATAAACCGTGTTCTCCGTCAACGCCTGGGCGATGCCCTGCACGATGCCTCCATGGATCTGCCCGGCAAGCAGGATCGGATTCACGGTGGCGCCGAAATCGTCGACGATCGTGTAGGCGACGACTTTCGTCACGCCGGTTTCGGGATCGATCTCGACCTCACAGATATGGGTGCCGTTCGGGTAGGTGCATTCGTCCTGCTTGAACTCGCCCATGCCCTTCAAATCGTCCGGGTTCTTCGCTGCCTTGGCGATTGCCGCGAAATCGATCACACGGTCGGTGCCGGCGATGCGCGCGGTTCCGTCCGAGAGCTCGATGTCGCCGGCAGAGGCCTCAAGCTCGTCGGCGGCGATCTTCTTGATCTTCTCCGCCAGATCCTCGCCAGCGCGCGCCGCCGAAACGCCGCCGAGCGGTATCGAGCGCGAGCCGCCCGTGCCGCCGCCCGCGCCGAGCTCGTCGGTATCGCCCTGCCGCACGGTGATCTTGTCGATGTCGAGATTGAGCTTCTCGGCGACGAATTGCGCGTAGGCTGTCGCGTGGCCCTGCCCGTTCGACTGGGTGCCGATCTTCAGCGTGACGGTGCCGTCGCCGTTCAACTCGACGAAAGCCGGTTCCGAGCCGGGGAAAGCACAGGCTTCGATATAGGTCGACATGCCGATGCCACGGATCCTGCCGTTCTTCTTCGCCTGCGCCAAGCGCTTGTCGAAGCTTGCCCAGCCGGCGCGCTCCATCGCCTGCGTCATATGGCCGTTCAAGTCGCCGGTGTCGTACATGCGGCCGGTCTGGGTCTTGTAGGGGAACTGCTTGATGAAGTTGCGTCGGCGGATTTCTTCGCGCGGAAGACCGAGATCGCGCGCGCATTCGTCGACCAGCTTCTCCAGCAGGAAGGCAGCCTCAGGGCGCCCTG encodes:
- a CDS encoding DMT family transporter, which encodes MTAIVLKVLSVMVFVAMSTLIKAAGELPTGQIAFYRSLFAILPIIVVFAWRRQLLRSFQTKHPFSHVARGVVGVVGMWFSFYGLTRLPLPEAITINYAQPLIVVAASAIFLGEIVRAYRWSAVAVGFAGVVIVSWPNLTLFSSPEGFGQKQALGAVALLISALISGIAMLLVRRLVKTESSATIVLYFSVTATVMSLVTLPLGWQSLTQAQLACLVFAGICGGLGQILLTESYRHAGMSVIAPFEYTSMILAIISGYFVFGDIPTAYTIVGGAIVVGAGLFIIWREQHLGLPRGAARKLVPPQ
- a CDS encoding xanthine dehydrogenase family protein molybdopterin-binding subunit, whose protein sequence is MNVMTPKFGMGASVLRKEDNAFITGKGRYTDDITLPGMLHGYVLRSPVANARFKVVSTGEAKKAPGVRLVLTGKDIAHLGDLQSHGMQKQPDGTLPPNRDIPILCRDKVHHVGDAVAFIVAESRAQAQDAAELVEVDYDSEGAVADTRHALDKDAPLVWPELGSNKVVLNHIGDKEKTAAAFKKAASVTRIEFVNNRLITNYMEVRSAVGEWRADEDRYVLTAGTQGVHGVRDIIAKEALKVPPEKLRVVTPDVGGGFGTKTFAYREYVLVLEAAKRLGAPVKWTADRGEHFLSDTQGRDNFVIAEMAMDKDGHFLALRVNLIANLGAYTSQYGPFIPYLGVTMSTGVYDLPAIDVDVTCVYTNTVPVDAYRGAGRPEAAFLLEKLVDECARDLGLPREEIRRRNFIKQFPYKTQTGRMYDTGDLNGHMTQAMERAGWASFDKRLAQAKKNGRIRGIGMSTYIEACAFPGSEPAFVELNGDGTVTLKIGTQSNGQGHATAYAQFVAEKLNLDIDKITVRQGDTDELGAGGGTGGSRSIPLGGVSAARAGEDLAEKIKKIAADELEASAGDIELSDGTARIAGTDRVIDFAAIAKAAKNPDDLKGMGEFKQDECTYPNGTHICEVEIDPETGVTKVVAYTIVDDFGATVNPILLAGQIHGGIVQGIAQALTENTVYADDGQLLTASFMDYTMPRADDFPFFSFETHNVPSTTNALGIKGAGEAGTIGATPAALNAVTDALYREYGIRHIDMPTTPGRVWNAIREATKTK